In Bacteroidota bacterium, the DNA window AGTCAAACAAAAAACCATTAAAACTCCTATAGTACTTTTTTACTTTCATCATTCATTCAATTAAATTTCTTATTGAGTAACCAGATTCTTTGGATTGATTAACATTCATTTTGAACACTTCAAACAGACATTAATTCCATTTTCAATAACTATTGATTTATAATTATAAATCAATAATTTATGTTATCCGATAAAGCAAAATTCCCCATATCATTATGATTCAGAATAATTAATTACTTTTCCGCTAATAATATTAAAAATGGCCCCGGCTGATTATAGAAATTTTGTCAGTATATTATTTTCTATTTTTTAATTTCGTTTTTTTCTTTATTCCACGATCAAAAACAACATGTCGAATTGCTTTTAGGTAAGCACCATCAGGATCGTCACGGCATGGTACTAACCAGCCTCCTTCACCAATCTCATTCCATGCATAAACCATTCCTATCCGATCCTTGGTTATTTGTTTTGGATTAGCATCCATCCAATCAACCATACGTCGCAGATAAAGTTCAAATTCATTAGCTGTTCCCCTTGCAAAATGGGGAGAAAGTCCTGCTCCCTGCCCCAAACCTTCACCATTTTTTGCTTCCCACGGACGTCTGTCCCAGCCCTGAGTAGCTGTAGGGATATAAAGCATATTGGGCCTGTCCGTTCTGTTCCACATGGCCACGTTCAAGTCGACTAAAGTTTTGTAAGGATAAATTTCTTCAACTCCCAATCCTTCCCTGGAGTGCACATTATATATAGTTTGTACCTGGAACCCATCGTCAGGTTTGCAATTACCGCATCCTGCCACCAGCACACCAGGAAATCCAGCTTTACGTGCTGCATCCTGAAGATAAGCCAAACCATTTTTGTCGGCCCCCTTAGTTGAAAAGATAATAATCAACGGCTTACCATCGACAAGCAGATAACGGGGATGCTTAAAATAATTTTTTATCCAAAAATCAACCGC includes these proteins:
- a CDS encoding glycoside hydrolase family 99-like domain-containing protein, with product MAIGSSNAIAQKTRPVIKLGAYYFAGWGGKSVYDDGKPEHAWAKGMPTHFTKKLATEFNGRTPIWGWREDSPEIMSRQIDLAADNGLAFFAYCWYFQDNKGPINVNKIENNPLHQPMKMFMNAKNNKRMQFCLLVANHAGYEIVGQDAWKQAVDFWIKNYFKHPRYLLVDGKPLIIIFSTKGADKNGLAYLQDAARKAGFPGVLVAGCGNCKPDDGFQVQTIYNVHSREGLGVEEIYPYKTLVDLNVAMWNRTDRPNMLYIPTATQGWDRRPWEAKNGEGLGQGAGLSPHFARGTANEFELYLRRMVDWMDANPKQITKDRIGMVYAWNEIGEGGWLVPCRDDPDGAYLKAIRHVVFDRGIKKKTKLKNRK